In Brachypodium distachyon strain Bd21 chromosome 2, Brachypodium_distachyon_v3.0, whole genome shotgun sequence, one genomic interval encodes:
- the LOC112271082 gene encoding uncharacterized protein LOC112271082, translating to MPLKPSHDPVPPRARKPSQFAPPFLLLPWAYSMRPRRPSHLVVSSRAPGHPPLFHHILRHSPPQPPASEDGDFKSNFGLADLGGIIKSMENSNLLLNQARLQEIEEVNIILDQKEALQKAVNILEMKLSKTFAPEGNINTESPNANVEKFRKKVSLEVHYLEGVLCILVSLLVMELKVLKEATEGGCTVS from the exons ATGCCGCTTAAACCCTCCCATGATCCCGTCCCTCCCCGAGCCAGGAAGCCTTCCCAGTTCGCACcacccttcctcctcctgccatGGGCCTATTCGATGCGGCCGCGGCGACCTTCCCATCTTGTCGTGTCGAGCCGGGCACCCGGCCACCCACCGCTGTTTCACCATATCCTGCGCCACTCGCCGCCGCAACCTCCG GCATCCGAGGATGGAGATTTCAAATCAAACTTTGGACTTGCAGATTTAGGTGGCATTATAAAAAGCATGGAAAACA GTAATCTGCTCCTAAATCAAGCTCGTCTACAGGAAATTGAAGAAGTTAACATAATTCTTGATCAAAAGGAAGCTTTGCAAAAGGCAGTTAACATTCTAGAAATGAAGTTGTCAAAGACATTTGCACCTGAAGGAAACATAAATACTGAAAGCCCCAATGCCAATGTGGAgaaatttagaaaaaaagTGTCATTGGAAGTGCATTATTTGGAGGGAGTCCTTTGCATCTTAGTGAGTCTGCTTGTTATGGAGCTCAAAGTTCTAAAAGAAGCTACTGAAGGTGGATGCACAGTTTCTTAA
- the LOC100828794 gene encoding probable serine acetyltransferase 1, with translation MTAGQPLRADPQQRRHGTPALHPSVVPAYPPPESDSEESWVWSQIKAEARRDADAEPALASFLYATVLSHPSLERSLSFHLANKLCSSTLLSTLLYDLFLASLASHPTVRAAAVADLLAVRSRDPACAGFSHCLLNYKGFLAVQAHRVAHVLWAQNRRALALALQSRVAEVFAVDIHPAAAIGKGVLLDHATGVVIGETAVVGDNVSILHHVTLGGTGKAVGDRHPKIGDGVLIGAGATILGNVLIGAGAKIGAGSVVLIDVPPRSTAVGNPARLIGGRKGDDMPGESMDHTSFIQQWSDYTI, from the coding sequence ATGACGGCCGGCCAGCCCCTCCGCGCGGATCcccagcagcgccgccacggcacgccggcgctccaccCGTCCGTGGTTCCGGCCTACCCGCCCCCGgagtcggacagcgaggagtCCTGGGTCTGGTCCCAGATCAAGGCCGAGGCGCGGCGCGACGCGGACGCGGAGCCGGCGCTCGCCTCCTTCCTCTACGCCACCGTGCTCTCGCACCCGTCCCTGGAGCGCTCCCTCTCCTTCCACCTCGCCAACAAGCTCTGCTCCTCCACCCTCCTCTCCACGCTCCTCTACGACCTCTTCCTCGCCTCCCTCGCGTCCCACCCCaccgtccgcgccgccgccgtcgccgacctcctcgccgTGCGCTCAAGGGACCCCGCCTGCGCGGGCTTCTCCCACTGCCTCCTCAACTACAAGGGATTCCTCGCCGTCCAGGCCCACCGCGTCGCGCACGTGCTCTGGGCGCAGAACCGCCGCGCTCTCGCGCTCGCGCTCCAGTCCCGGGTCGCCGAGGTGTTCGCCGTCGACATccacccggccgccgccatcggcaAGGGCGTCCTCCTCGACCACGCCACCGGCGTCGTCATCGGCGAGACCGCCGTCGTGGGCGACAACGTCTCCATCCTCCACCACGTCACGCTCGGCGGGACGGGAAAGGCGGTGGGGGACCGGCACCCCAAGATCGGGGACGGCGTGCTCATCGGCGCCGGGGCCACGATTCTTGGCAACGTGCTCAttggcgccggcgccaagaTCGGTGCCGGGTCCGTGGTGCTCATCGACGTGCCCCCGAGGAGCACGGCGGTGGGGAACCCCGCCAGGCTCATCGGCGGGAGAAAGGGCGATGACATGCCGGGGGAGTCCATGGACCATACCTCCTTCATACAGCAATGGTCGGACTACACCATTTGA
- the LOC100828788 gene encoding cytochrome P450 93G2 — MAGGMMEQVGGAVSDSVLVVSFLAAAVVLLLFTLVRHGRTQQGRLPPSPMALPLLGHLHYLIRAPPHRAFDRIIARYGPLVYLRLGPSTHCVAIGSADVARDFLKFEGSIPERPLTAVTRTLAYESAGFAFAPYGPHWRFMKRLCMSELLGPRTIEQLRPVRAAELAGVMRAAAAAAEQGGTLDMSRELIRMSNNAIMRMVASSLPGDMADAARDCAKQVAELVGAFNVEDYVALCRGWDLQGLGRRTRDVHARFDALLEVMIKTKEKERGAADEADKGGSKTKDLLDILMDAAADKTAEVKLTRDNIKAFVLDIFTAGSDTTATTVEWMLAELLNHPACLAKLRAELDEVVGKSRLVGEPDVAQMPYLQAVLKETLRLRPPAVFAQRETIEPVHVRGYTIPVKTSVFFNIFTIGRDPAWWEEPLEFRPERFMPGGAGAAVDPKGQHLHLMPFGSGRRACPGMGLAMQAVPAFLAALVQCFDWEVPSPPLDMEEEAGLVTSRKQPLVLLPTLRLSPSLLA; from the exons ATGGCAGGAGGCATGATGGAGCAAGTCGGCGGCGCCGTCTCCGACAGCGTGCTGGTCGTCTCCTTCCTCGCTGCggccgtcgtcctcctcctgttCACGCTGGTCAGACATGGCCGCACGCAGCAGGGCCGCCTGCCCCCAAGCCCCATGGCGCTCCCGCTCCTCGGCCACCTCCACTACCTCATCCGCGCCCCGCCCCACCGCGCATTCGACCGCATCATCGCCCGCTACGGGCCCCTCGTCTACCTTCGCCTCGGGCCTTCCACCCACTGCGTCGCCATCGGCTCCGCCGACGTCGCCCGCGACTTCCTCAAGTTCGAAGGCAGCATCCCGGAGCGGCCCCTGACTGCCGTCACGCGCACCCTGGCCTACGAGTCGGCCGGCTTCGCCTTCGCGCCCTACGGCCCGCACTGGCGCTTCATGAAGCGGCTCTGCATGTCGGAGCTGCTCGGACCGCGCACCATCGAGCAGCTGCGGCCCGTGCGcgccgcggagctcgcgggcGTCAtgcgggccgcggcggcggcggcggagcagggcgGGACATTGGACATGAGCCGGGAGCTCATCCGCATGTCCAACAACGCCATCATGAGGATGGTGGCGAGCTCGCTGCCTGGCGACATGGCGGACGCGGCGCGGGACTGCGCCAAGCAGGTGGCGGAGCTGGTTGGGGCCTTCAACGTGGAGGACTACGTGGCGCTGTGCCGCGGCTGGGACCTGCAGGGGCTGGGCCGGAGGACGCGTGACGTGCATGCCAGGTTCGACGCGCTGCTGGAAGTCATGATCAAGAccaaggagaaggagcgggGCGCTGCCGATGAGGCGGACAAGGGCGGCAGCAAGACCAAGGACTTGCTTGACATCCTCAtggatgcggcggcggacaAGACCGCCGAAGTCAAGCTCACCAGGGACAACATCAAAGCTTTCGTCCTC GACATCTTCACTGCTGGTTCGGACACGACGGCCACCACCGTGGAGTGGATGCTAGCGGAGCTGCTCAACCACCCGGCATGCCTGGCGAAGCTGAGGGCGGAGCTGGACGAGGTAGTTGGCAAGTCCCGGCTGGTGGGCGAGCCGGACGTGGCGCAGATGCCGTACCTGCAGGCGGTGCTCAAGGAGACCctgcggctgcggccgccggcggtgtTCGCGCAGCGGGAGACGATCGAGCCCGTGCACGTCCGCGGGTACACCATCCCTGTCAAGACGTCGGTCTTCTTCAACATCTTCACCATCGGGCGCGACCCGGCCTGGTGGGAGGAGCCGCTCGAGTTCCGGCCGGAGCGGTTCATGCCTGGCGGGGCCGGCGCGGCCGTGGACCCCAAAGGCCAGCACCTGCACCTGATGCCGTTcgggagcgggcggcgcgcgtgtCCCGGCATGGGGCTCGCCATGCAGGCCGTGCCGGCCTTCTTGGCGGCGCTGGTGCAGTGCTTCGACTGGGAGGTGCCGAGTCCGCCGCTGGAcatggaggaagaagccgGGCTGGTCACCTCGCGGAAGCAGCCGCTGGTGCTCCTGCCCACGCTGCGCCTTAGCCCTTCTCTTCTTGCCTGA
- the LOC100829091 gene encoding probable beta-D-xylosidase 2 — translation MGGLLPLLPLLLLLLAGAAAAATRPPFACAPGGPSTRLPFCRQALPPRARARDLVARLTRAEKVRLLVNNAAGVPRLGVEGYEWWSEALHGVSDTGPGVRFGGAFPGATAFPQVIGTAASFNASLWELIGRAVSDEGRAIYNGRQAGLTFWSPNVNIFRDPRWGRGQETPGEDPAVSGRYAAAYVRGLQQQHAGRLKTAACCKHFTAYDLDRWSGADRFHFNAIVTPQDLEDTFNAPFRACVVEGRAAAVMCSYNQVNGVPTCADQGFLRGTIRGKWKLDGYIVSDCDSVDVFYREQHYTRTREDAVAATLRAGLDLDCGPFLAQYTEAAVAQGKVKEADIDAAVVNTVTVQMRLGMFDGDVAAQPFGHLGPQHVCTPAHRELALEAACQSIVLLKNGGGNNMRLPLSSHHRRGTVAVVGPHSEATVAMIGNYAGKPCAYTTPLQGVGRYARATVHQAGCTDVACQGSGQPIDAAVDAARHADATVVVVGLDQSVEAEGLDRTTLLLPGRQAELVSAVARASKGPVILVLMSGGPVDIAFAQNDRNVAAILWAGYPGQAGGQAIADVIFGHHNPGGKLPVTWYPEDYLRKAPMTNMAMRADPARGYPGRTYRFYAGPTIHPFGHGLSYTKFAHTLAHAPAHLTVRRAAGHRTTAAINTTTASHLNDVRVAHAQCEGLSVSVHVDVKNVGSRDGAHTVFVYASPPIAAIHGAPVRQLVAFEKVHVAAGAVARVKMGVDVCGSLSIADQEGVRRIPIGEHRLMIGEELTHAVMLGVEQLAA, via the exons AtgggcggcctcctccccctcctgccgctgctcctcctcctcctcgccggggcggcggcggcggcgacgcgcccgcCGTTCGCGTGCGCGCCTGGCGGCCCGTCGACGAGGCTTCCGTTCTGCCGGcaggcgctgccgccgcgggcgcgcgcgcgggacCTGGTGGCGCGGCTGACGCGGGCGGAGAAGGTGCGGCTCCTGGTGAACAACGCGGCCGGGGTGCCGCGGCTCGGGGTGGAGGGCTACGAGTGGTGGTCGGAGGCGCTCCACGGCGTGTCGGACACCGGGCCGGGGGTGCGCTTCGGCGGCGCCTTCCCGGGGGCCACCGcgttcccgcaggtcatcggcaccgccgcctccttcaaCGCCTCGCTCTGGGAGCTCATCGGCCGG GCGGTGTCAGACGAGGGCCGCGCGATATACAACGGCAGGCAGGCGGGCCTCACCTTCTGGAGCCCCAACGTGAACATCTTCCGCGACCCTCGGTGGGGCCGCGGCCAGGAGACGCCCGGCGAGGACCCCGCCGTCTCCGGCCGCTACGCCGCCGCCTACGTCCGTGGCCTCCAACAGCAGCACGCCGGCCGGCTCAAGACAGCCGCCTGCTGCAAGCACTTCACGGCGTACGACCTGGACCGCTGGTCGGGCGCGGACCGCTTCCACTTCAACGCCATCGTGACGCCGCAGGACCTGGAGGACACCTTCAACGCGCCCTTCCGCGCCTGCGTCGTCGAagggcgcgccgccgccgtcatgtGCTCCTACAACCAGGTCAACGGCGTGCCCACCTGCGCCGACCAAGGATTCCTCCGCGGCACGATCCGTGGGAAGTGGAAGCTCGATGGGTACATCGTCTCCGACTGCGACTCCGTCGACGTCTTCTACCGGGAGCAGCACTACACGCGGACCCGCGaggacgccgtcgccgccacgcTCCGGGCGGGGCTCGACCTTGACTGCGGCCCCTTCCTCGCGCAGTACACCGAGGCGGCCGTGGCCCAggggaaggtgaaggaggcgGATATAGACGCAGCCGTCGTCAACACTGTTACCGTGCAGATGCGGCTCGGGATGTTCGACGGCGACGTGGCCGCGCAGCCGTTTGGCCACCTCGGGCCGCAGCACGtgtgcacgccggcgcacaGGGAGCTGGCGCTCGAGGCGGCGTGTCAGAGCATCGTGCTCCTCAAGAACGGAGGGGGGAACAACATGAGGCTGCCGCTGTCCTCGCACCACCGCCGCGGCACCGTTGCGGTCGTTGGCCCGCACTCGGAGGCTACCGTGGCCATGATCGGGAACTACGCGGGCAAGCCTTGCGCGTACACCACGCCGCTGCAGGGGGTCGGCCGGTACGCACGAGCCACCGTGCACCAGGCGGGCTGCACGGACGTGGCGTGCCAGGGCAGCGGCCAGCCGATCGACGCTGCGGTCGACGCGGCCCGCCACGCTGATGCCacggtcgtcgtcgtcgggctTGATCAGTCGGTCGAGGCCGAGGGCCTGGACAGGACAACCCTACTCCTTCCAGGCAGGCAGGCGGAGCTCGTCTCGGCCGTGGCTAGGGCCTCCAAAGGGCCGGTGATCCTCGTGCTCATGTCCGGCGGGCCAGTTGACATCGCGTTTGCCCAGAACGACCGGAACGTCGCCGCCATCCTGTGGGCTGGGTACCCTGGCCAGGCCGGTGGCCAGGCCATCGCTGACGTGATCTTCGGCCACCACAACCCAG GAGGGAAGCTACCAGTGACATGGTACCCGGAGGATTACCTGCGGAAGGCGCCGATGACGAACATGGCGATGCGCGCCGATCCAGCGAGAGGTTACCCGGGCCGGACATACCGGTTCTACGCCGGCCCGACGATCCACCCGTTCGGACACGGCCTCAGCTACACCAAGTTCGCCCACACGCTCGCGCACGCGCCAGCACACCTCACCGTCCGGCGCGCCGCTGGACACCGTACTACCGCCGCCATCAACACGACCACGGCGTCGCATCTCAACGATGTGAGAGTGGCGCACGCACAGTGCGAGGGCCTGAGCGTCTCGGTCCACGTCGACGTGAAGAACGTCGGCAGCCGGGACGGCGCGCACACGGTGTTCGTGTACGCCTCGCCACCCATCGCTGCAATCCACGGCGCGCCGGTCCGGCAGTTGGTGGCGTTCGAGAAGGTGCacgtggccgccggcgccgtggcaCGCGTCAAGATGGGCGTCGACGTCTGTGGAAGCCTCAGCATCGCCGATCAGGAAGGGGTCCGGAGGATCCCCATCGGCGAGCACCGCCTGATGATCGGCGAGGAGCTGACCCACGCCGTCATGCTCGGTGTCGAGCAGCTAGCGGCATAG